The following coding sequences lie in one Chitinophagaceae bacterium genomic window:
- a CDS encoding YcxB family protein, protein MIIKTKKYQLPNSIFVKITFKNIFIKFWWVNLIYIFLNLPCIILPSWWWSIVSTILLIIYHLFWYLQLLAIPHLDKPKFNRLKKWFEKVSYEINSQQIIIKYNIKEGTSLKWNEIQRTIVTKDSFILFFSPLHIIHLPHKIFTNPNDIKFIESIIKQKKLYHTDDIFFYVKKFFSYKNTIEKT, encoded by the coding sequence ATGATTATAAAAACAAAAAAATACCAACTACCAAATTCAATTTTCGTAAAAATAACTTTCAAAAATATATTTATAAAATTTTGGTGGGTAAATCTTATATATATATTTCTAAACCTCCCCTGCATAATACTACCCTCCTGGTGGTGGTCCATAGTATCTACTATTCTACTCATTATATACCATCTATTCTGGTACCTCCAACTATTAGCAATACCTCACTTAGATAAACCTAAATTTAATCGTTTGAAAAAATGGTTTGAAAAAGTATCATATGAAATAAACAGCCAGCAAATTATAATAAAGTATAATATTAAAGAAGGAACATCTCTCAAATGGAATGAAATTCAACGGACCATTGTAACGAAAGACAGCTTTATACTATTTTTTAGCCCTCTTCATATTATACACCTACCCCATAAAATATTTACTAACCCCAACGATATAAAATTTATAGAATCAATAATCAAACAAAAAAAATTATATCATACAGACGATATATTTTTTTATGTAAAAAAGTTTTTTTCTTATAAAAACACAATAGAAAAAACATAA
- a CDS encoding YccF domain-containing protein — MKIVLNIIWFILGGAILGLLWFGIGIIWCITIIGIPIGIQCFKFSSLLFFPFGKRIEYDNSSTSLLLNILWLVFGGLKTSILSFLLGILFCITIIGIPFGLQWFKMAKLSLMPFGSSIILET, encoded by the coding sequence ATGAAAATTGTATTAAACATAATTTGGTTTATACTTGGAGGAGCAATATTAGGTTTGCTGTGGTTTGGTATAGGTATTATTTGGTGCATAACTATTATAGGAATCCCCATAGGAATTCAGTGTTTCAAGTTTAGCTCTCTTTTATTTTTTCCTTTCGGTAAAAGAATAGAATATGATAATAGTAGCACATCTTTGTTGTTGAACATTCTTTGGCTCGTTTTTGGTGGACTAAAAACTTCTATCCTTTCTTTTTTATTGGGAATATTATTTTGTATTACCATTATAGGTATCCCTTTTGGGTTACAATGGTTTAAAATGGCAAAACTTTCATTAATGCCATTCGGCTCTTCCATTATTTTAGAAACATAA
- the ccsA gene encoding cytochrome c biogenesis protein CcsA, which translates to MFYNSFLMLQHQNTITIMINTNKTFIEKYVNTKIWKGTTFSLLVYTCIAGLLMPVPRLPILNETIRILHFHVPMWFGMIFLFLASVFYAIKYISTLQKKYDYLSVELANVGFIFGILGVITGMFWAKYTWGEMWSNDPKQNASAISLLIYAAYFVLRGSLTDESLKARTSSVYNIFAFSILIPLLFILPRMSDSLHPGNGGNPGFNAYDLDNNLRKVFYTAVIGWTMLGFWIACIRWRIRIIHSILENKR; encoded by the coding sequence ATTTTTTATAACTCATTTCTAATGCTTCAACACCAAAATACTATTACTATTATGATAAACACTAATAAAACTTTTATCGAAAAATATGTAAACACAAAAATATGGAAAGGAACCACTTTTTCCCTCTTAGTATATACATGTATCGCTGGACTATTAATGCCTGTACCAAGATTACCAATACTCAATGAAACTATCAGGATACTTCATTTTCATGTACCCATGTGGTTTGGAATGATATTTCTATTCTTAGCATCGGTTTTTTATGCTATAAAATATATATCTACCCTTCAAAAAAAATATGACTATCTTTCTGTAGAGCTTGCAAATGTAGGATTTATATTCGGAATTTTAGGGGTAATTACAGGCATGTTTTGGGCAAAATATACATGGGGAGAAATGTGGAGCAACGACCCGAAACAAAACGCTTCCGCAATCAGTCTTTTAATATATGCCGCTTATTTTGTTTTGCGAGGATCATTAACAGATGAATCTTTGAAAGCAAGAACGAGTAGTGTTTACAATATATTTGCTTTTTCTATACTGATACCATTACTATTTATACTTCCCCGTATGTCCGATTCTCTCCACCCTGGTAACGGAGGAAATCCTGGATTTAACGCTTACGATTTGGATAATAACTTACGAAAAGTTTTTTATACAGCAGTTATAGGATGGACCATGCTCGGTTTTTGGATAGCCTGTATAAGGTGGAGAATACGTATTATCCATTCTATTTTAGAAAATAAAAGATAA
- a CDS encoding DUF5686 family protein — protein MKRILFFIVFIPLTSLYAQKTTTVTGKVIESKTGNPIPFVNVVFQNTNIGITTDFDGNFYLKTTQPLPKDSLTASYTGYVKKTKKITIGTEQIIHFELSEEIIALKEIVFKAKENPAFKIIRNSIKNKEKHDKRNLSAYEYDSYTKVELDLNNISQSLGNTTIVNKIKKVLDSIQQMKDEKGSAILPVFFSETISKYHYKKNPLLQYEYILKNHASGPGVNEGSPINQMIGASFQDYNFYQNWVNIVNKEFVSPIADSWKFYYDYELSDTTAIVDNTSCYKIEYYPKRESDLAFRGTIWIDKHTFALKQIDANVDPSANINFIDKIKIQQELQPTTNDGAWLPSKTRVLVDMSEVSANTASMVGKFYVVSKNFVVNKPHPDNFYQRRVVQADTSHEDNKQYWEKSRYDTLTKEEKNVYKMVDTLVQIPIVRTYTEILRGLSTGYINIHKNFDIGPVSYTAAYNNIEGIRIGFGGRTSFNFSRKWEFSANIAYGFLDSEIKYRGQIRYIFNRNPWSEISFIHSKDIQHIWALRENIDFTDLFYTFSKSGTLVKPFYKESNQLTYLRFLGKGKQIKFDYTYEYLNPHSSNNFQYTKTIISDTNTTTTRYSQISISELNAQITFGLDDALISNGNRIRTNINSISTSPRAVITFAYSVGLKILGSTFNYHKFSFKLEKRQKMGVLGLSFFEVNATWIPNKLPYPLLKIQLGSPSPYLYFSYGNNLMSNFEFINDKYIALRWYHSFEGLFVNSIPLIKKTGIRLIFVTNIILGHIAPENFELTKVNKDISVNLKTFNIKPYIEIGYGVENIFKFFRIIALHRLTYINTEEYPNATIFAVKVGYRFTF, from the coding sequence ATGAAACGCATTTTATTTTTTATAGTGTTCATTCCGCTCACCTCCCTTTATGCTCAAAAAACAACTACCGTAACAGGAAAAGTAATAGAATCAAAAACAGGAAACCCCATCCCTTTTGTAAATGTTGTTTTTCAAAATACAAATATTGGAATCACTACAGATTTTGATGGAAATTTTTACCTAAAAACTACTCAACCTCTTCCAAAAGATTCTCTTACCGCTTCTTACACAGGATATGTGAAAAAAACAAAAAAAATTACTATCGGCACAGAACAAATTATTCATTTCGAACTATCCGAAGAAATAATTGCCCTCAAAGAAATAGTTTTTAAAGCAAAAGAAAACCCCGCCTTTAAAATAATACGAAACAGCATTAAAAATAAAGAAAAACACGATAAAAGAAACCTCTCCGCATATGAATACGATTCTTATACAAAAGTAGAATTAGACCTAAATAATATATCCCAAAGTTTGGGAAACACAACCATAGTAAACAAAATAAAAAAAGTTCTGGATAGCATACAACAGATGAAAGATGAAAAAGGATCCGCAATACTGCCCGTATTTTTCTCTGAAACAATATCTAAATATCACTATAAAAAAAATCCACTCCTCCAATACGAATACATCTTAAAAAATCACGCCTCCGGACCAGGTGTAAACGAAGGATCACCAATAAACCAAATGATAGGTGCTTCTTTTCAAGACTATAACTTCTACCAAAATTGGGTAAATATCGTAAATAAAGAATTCGTATCTCCCATAGCAGACAGCTGGAAATTCTACTACGACTACGAACTCTCCGACACCACTGCTATAGTAGATAATACCTCTTGCTATAAAATAGAATATTACCCTAAAAGAGAAAGCGACCTCGCTTTTAGAGGAACTATATGGATAGATAAACATACATTCGCTCTCAAACAAATAGATGCAAATGTAGACCCATCAGCAAATATCAACTTTATAGATAAAATAAAAATCCAACAAGAACTCCAACCCACTACAAACGATGGAGCTTGGCTACCATCTAAAACAAGAGTCCTCGTAGATATGAGCGAAGTTTCAGCAAATACAGCAAGTATGGTAGGAAAATTCTACGTAGTATCTAAAAACTTTGTAGTAAATAAACCACATCCCGATAACTTTTACCAACGAAGAGTAGTACAAGCTGATACATCCCACGAAGATAACAAACAATATTGGGAAAAATCCCGATACGACACCCTTACCAAAGAAGAAAAAAACGTCTATAAAATGGTAGATACCCTCGTACAAATTCCCATAGTAAGAACATATACTGAAATACTGAGAGGTCTCTCTACAGGATACATAAATATTCATAAAAACTTCGATATAGGACCCGTTTCTTATACTGCTGCATACAATAATATAGAAGGTATCAGGATAGGATTTGGAGGAAGAACCAGTTTTAATTTCTCACGAAAATGGGAATTCTCCGCAAATATAGCATACGGTTTTTTAGATAGTGAGATTAAATACAGAGGACAAATAAGATATATTTTTAATAGAAACCCATGGAGTGAAATTTCTTTTATACACTCCAAAGACATACAACATATATGGGCTTTACGTGAAAATATAGATTTTACAGACTTATTTTATACTTTCTCAAAATCAGGAACTCTCGTCAAACCATTTTATAAAGAATCAAACCAACTAACATACCTCCGATTCTTAGGAAAAGGAAAGCAAATAAAATTTGATTATACTTATGAATACCTGAACCCCCATTCTTCTAACAACTTTCAATATACTAAAACTATCATATCCGATACCAATACCACCACAACTCGCTATTCTCAAATATCTATCAGCGAATTAAATGCTCAAATAACCTTCGGCTTAGACGATGCTCTTATTTCTAATGGAAATAGAATAAGAACTAATATAAACAGTATCAGCACCAGCCCAAGAGCTGTGATTACTTTTGCATATTCCGTAGGATTAAAAATACTAGGAAGCACTTTTAATTACCATAAATTCTCTTTTAAACTCGAAAAAAGACAAAAAATGGGAGTATTAGGACTCAGCTTCTTTGAAGTAAATGCTACATGGATACCTAACAAATTACCCTATCCCTTATTAAAAATACAACTCGGAAGCCCAAGCCCTTATCTCTACTTCTCCTACGGTAATAACCTTATGAGTAACTTCGAATTTATCAATGATAAATACATCGCACTTCGATGGTACCATTCCTTCGAAGGACTATTTGTGAATAGCATACCTCTCATCAAAAAAACAGGAATACGGCTCATATTCGTTACCAATATCATCCTTGGACATATAGCCCCTGAAAACTTTGAACTTACCAAAGTTAATAAAGACATCTCCGTAAACCTCAAAACCTTCAACATAAAACCATACATAGAAATAGGATACGGAGTAGAAAATATATTCAAATTCTTCCGCATAATAGCACTCCATAGGTTAACATACATAAATACTGAAGAATACCCCAATGCCACAATATTCGCTGTCAAAGTAGGGTATAGATTTACTTTCTAA
- a CDS encoding PDZ domain-containing protein, whose translation MRVLFIFLTLFTHTVWSQKIGFFLPQGKKSVSIPFELHSNLIVLKVLIADGEEKNFILDTGVKNIMVSDASLVQNLPVILGKHIYFFGVGRQDTLFARVISGFSFRIGDVEIWRSQALVLDQDYMNLNNHLGIHIHGIIGSDIFQYFVVDINYDQKILTLHNPKSYKKNFFYTSIPIYLENEKPHIETTITIGSKKQKASFMIDIGFNKQLLLENNNQYFTIPTDWMKDVVGTGFGGEIPGKIGRVKKIKWKHYRFKKSIASVPDYIDTSLSTKRKGLIGSEIMTHFNFAIDYAHKKLYLQKRTNPNYHTDYDMSGLSIIAIGETLNNYVVTNVREASPAKEAGIMIGDIITYINGVNLQNKNIEYINTLFRSQNKRKIILVLERKNQIIIKEFILKKIL comes from the coding sequence ATGCGAGTCCTCTTTATTTTTTTGACACTTTTTACACATACTGTTTGGAGTCAAAAAATAGGTTTTTTTTTACCACAAGGGAAGAAATCAGTATCTATTCCTTTTGAACTACATAGTAATCTGATAGTATTAAAAGTTCTTATAGCAGATGGCGAGGAAAAGAATTTTATTTTAGATACAGGAGTAAAAAATATCATGGTATCTGATGCTTCGCTTGTGCAGAATCTACCCGTAATACTAGGAAAACATATTTATTTTTTTGGCGTTGGTCGCCAAGATACCCTCTTTGCAAGAGTGATATCAGGATTTTCTTTTCGCATAGGAGACGTAGAAATATGGAGATCGCAAGCCTTAGTATTAGACCAAGATTATATGAACCTCAATAACCATTTAGGAATACATATACATGGAATTATAGGATCGGATATATTTCAGTATTTTGTGGTAGATATAAATTACGATCAAAAAATACTCACACTTCATAACCCAAAGTCCTATAAAAAGAATTTTTTTTATACCTCTATCCCCATTTATTTAGAAAATGAAAAACCACATATAGAAACAACTATTACCATAGGATCAAAAAAACAAAAAGCATCTTTTATGATAGACATAGGGTTTAATAAACAACTGCTGTTAGAAAATAATAACCAATACTTTACTATACCAACCGACTGGATGAAAGATGTAGTAGGAACAGGATTTGGCGGTGAAATCCCCGGAAAAATAGGTCGAGTAAAAAAAATAAAATGGAAGCATTACCGTTTTAAAAAAAGCATCGCTTCTGTACCCGACTACATAGATACCTCTCTATCAACAAAAAGAAAAGGACTTATCGGAAGTGAAATTATGACACATTTTAATTTCGCAATAGATTATGCTCATAAAAAATTGTACCTCCAAAAACGAACCAATCCTAATTATCATACTGATTATGATATGAGTGGACTCTCTATCATTGCAATAGGTGAAACCCTTAATAACTACGTAGTAACAAACGTGAGAGAGGCATCCCCTGCCAAAGAAGCAGGTATTATGATAGGAGACATAATCACCTATATTAACGGTGTAAACCTACAAAATAAAAATATAGAATATATAAATACTTTATTTCGATCCCAAAACAAAAGAAAAATTATTCTCGTTTTAGAAAGAAAAAATCAAATAATAATAAAAGAATTTATCCTCAAAAAAATACTTTAG
- a CDS encoding site-specific DNA-methyltransferase, with protein sequence MIENYINKILQGDCLDLLKNIPDNSIDMTFADPPFNLKKGYNSYKDSLQVKEYINWCEKWISEMVRITKPTGSIFVHNIPKWLTFYAAHLNTIADFKHWISWDAPTAPMGKILQPNHYGILFYAKNAKELKFYEVRYPHKRERKSTFLAKDYGGKKCLLHPFGPLVSDVWTDIHRMKHNKYRDDHPCQLPLHLLERLILMTTDENDIVLDPFNGTGTTALAAKRLSRNYIGLELDKTYVEITENKLQQEEPNSKVGQFWISFYLDKIVTIRDKDWKYLKEYFYIPPKAEEIDKQPIILQSNVSISTPIKSFTTEQKQAKLPDLFNSKIETIENKAYKI encoded by the coding sequence ATGATTGAAAACTACATAAATAAAATATTACAAGGTGATTGTTTGGATTTATTAAAAAATATTCCGGACAATTCGATTGATATGACTTTCGCAGACCCACCATTTAATCTAAAAAAAGGATACAATTCATATAAAGATAGTTTGCAAGTTAAAGAATATATTAATTGGTGCGAAAAATGGATTTCTGAAATGGTAAGAATTACAAAACCAACAGGTTCAATTTTTGTTCATAATATTCCAAAATGGTTGACTTTTTATGCTGCACATTTGAATACAATTGCAGATTTTAAGCATTGGATAAGTTGGGACGCACCAACAGCACCAATGGGAAAAATCTTACAACCAAATCATTACGGAATTTTATTTTATGCAAAAAATGCCAAAGAATTAAAGTTTTACGAAGTTAGATATCCTCATAAACGAGAAAGGAAATCAACATTTTTAGCAAAAGATTACGGCGGGAAAAAATGTTTATTACACCCTTTTGGTCCTTTGGTTTCAGATGTTTGGACTGATATTCACAGAATGAAACATAATAAATACAGAGACGACCATCCTTGCCAATTACCTTTGCATTTATTAGAACGTCTAATCTTGATGACAACAGACGAAAACGATATTGTTTTAGACCCTTTTAACGGAACAGGAACAACAGCCTTAGCAGCCAAACGATTAAGTAGAAATTATATAGGATTGGAACTTGATAAAACTTATGTGGAAATAACAGAAAATAAATTGCAACAAGAAGAACCAAATTCAAAAGTTGGACAATTTTGGATTAGTTTTTATCTTGACAAAATTGTAACAATCAGAGATAAAGATTGGAAGTATTTAAAAGAATATTTTTATATTCCACCCAAAGCTGAAGAAATTGACAAACAACCGATTATTTTACAATCAAATGTAAGTATTTCAACACCAATAAAAAGTTTTACAACGGAACAAAAACAAGCTAAATTACCAGATTTATTTAATAGTAAAATAGAAACGATTGAAAATAAAGCATATAAGATATAA
- a CDS encoding DpnII family type II restriction endonuclease: protein MRKILSLTGFANESLKCLITVVRVADNKELSKLLFKEKWTDKQEIEEISEWGDSRITKLIKDNTFFRKGIVNLFFEGSTIPFLAQTLPLFELKKLSISKLKFEIPALIDTLVRYKEKDSYSGKTENNPEFYIATILKDLKIPFEKGDLDELFAKEKVAKRTMDFIIPSKEKPKIIIESLFLVTTSSGQGDKSKTEGSIKNLITKYYPKAKFIGFVDGIGWYVRKGDLMRMVTAYDDVFTFHKNEIERFKKTLKKELK, encoded by the coding sequence TTGAGAAAAATACTTTCTTTAACAGGTTTTGCAAACGAAAGTTTAAAATGCTTAATTACAGTTGTGAGAGTAGCAGATAACAAAGAATTGTCTAAATTGCTTTTTAAAGAAAAATGGACTGATAAACAGGAAATTGAAGAAATATCTGAATGGGGAGATAGCAGAATTACAAAACTTATAAAAGATAATACTTTTTTTCGCAAAGGTATTGTAAATTTGTTTTTTGAAGGTTCAACAATTCCATTTTTGGCACAAACCTTACCACTTTTTGAACTCAAAAAATTGAGTATTTCAAAACTAAAATTTGAAATTCCTGCACTGATTGATACACTTGTAAGATACAAAGAAAAAGATTCTTATTCGGGAAAAACAGAAAATAATCCTGAATTTTACATTGCTACAATTTTAAAAGACTTAAAAATTCCTTTTGAAAAAGGTGATTTAGACGAACTTTTTGCAAAAGAAAAAGTTGCAAAACGAACGATGGATTTTATTATTCCATCAAAAGAAAAACCAAAAATAATAATTGAAAGCTTATTTCTTGTAACTACTTCATCGGGACAAGGAGATAAATCTAAAACCGAAGGAAGTATAAAAAACTTAATTACAAAATATTATCCGAAAGCAAAATTTATTGGTTTTGTTGACGGAATTGGTTGGTATGTTCGTAAAGGAGATTTAATGCGAATGGTAACAGCTTATGACGATGTTTTCACATTTCACAAAAACGAAATTGAACGATTTAAGAAAACTCTTAAAAAAGAATTGAAATGA
- a CDS encoding DUF983 domain-containing protein, translated as MTNTKCAVCNYTFEPEPGFYYGAMYISYMFSVAIAFASSCMVFLFFHSPSNWDYIITITLIILLLSPFNYRYSRIVYLYIWGK; from the coding sequence ATGACAAACACCAAATGTGCTGTTTGCAATTATACCTTTGAACCCGAACCTGGCTTTTACTACGGAGCAATGTATATAAGTTATATGTTTTCAGTAGCAATAGCTTTTGCAAGCAGTTGTATGGTGTTTTTATTCTTTCATTCTCCAAGCAACTGGGACTACATAATTACTATAACTCTCATCATACTATTGCTTTCACCTTTTAACTATAGATATTCCCGAATAGTATATCTCTATATATGGGGAAAATAA